GATCCCGGCGACGGTGACCAGGCGCCCGCCGCTCAGCAGGTCGAGGACGGCGATGTCCTCGGCGGCCCGCAGCGGGTCGTACAGCGGACCGATGACCGCCGAGACGGTGACGGCGATCCGGCGGGTCGCGCCGAGGACCGCGCCCGCGAAGGTGAAGGGGGAGGGCAGCCAGTTGTTGTCCGTGCCGTGGTGCTCCTCGGTCTGGACGGTGTCGATCCCCCGGTCGTCCGCGTAGCGGGCCATCTCCAGCGCCGCCTTGTAGCGGGCGGACAGGGACTCGGGGGTTCCGCCGGGTTCGACGAGATTGAACCGGGCCACGGTGACGGGCATGGAGAGGTCCCCCTTCGCCGGATGGGGTGGCTGGCGAAGGGCGACGTTAGCTGACGTGGCGTCAGTTGGACAGGGGTCCGCCGCCGAGACGACAGGTCGCGGCTCACGCCCCGGTCCGAACGCCCGGGTTCCCGGCTCCGAGGTGCCCGTAACCGATACTGGTGGGGTTATGGACATCCTCATCCTTGCTGTAGTCATCGCCCTGGTCGCGGTCGGTGCGATCAGCGGGCTCGTGGTCAGCAGCCGCAAGAAGAAGCAGCTGCCGCCCCCGGCACCGCCGAGCACGCCGACCATCACTGCCCCGCCTGCCGAACCGCAGGTGGGGGAGGACGCCGTAGAGACGGCGGAAGAGCCGCGCCGCACGATCGAGGAGGTCGGACTCCCGGAGGCCGAGGCTCCCGCCGCGGCGCCCGTGGTCGTCGAGCCCGAGGTCCCGGCCGCGCCCGAGATCGAGGTGCCCGAGCCCACCGCCGGCCGCCTGGTCCGGCTGCGCGCCCGCCTCGCCCGGTCGCAGAACTCCCTCGGCAAGGGGCTGCTCACGCTGCTCTCGCGCGAGCACCTCGACGAGGACACCTGGGAGGAGATCGAGGAGACCCTCCTCGTCGCCGACGTCGGCGTCGTACCCACCCAGGAGCTCGTCGAGCGCCTCCGTGAGCGGGTCAAGGTCCTCGGCACCCGCACCCCGGCGGACCTGCGCGCCCTGCTCAAGGAGGAGCTGCTGACCCTCGTCGGCACCGACTTCGACCGCGCCGTGAAGACGGAGAGCGGCGAGGACACCCCCGGCGTGATCATGGTCGTCGGCGTCAACGGCACCGGCAAGACCACCACCACCGGCAAGCTGGCCCGGGTGCTTGTCGCCGACGGCCGCAGTGTGGTGCTCGGCGCGGCCGACACCTTCCGCGCCGCCGCGGCCGACCAGCTGCAGACCTGGGGTGAGCGCGTCGGCGCCCGTACCGTGCGCGGCCCCGAGGGCGGCGACCCGGCCTCGATCGCCTACGACGCGGTCAAGGAGGGCATCGCCGAGGGCGCCGACGTCGTACTCATCGACACCGCCGGCCGCCTGCACACCAAGACCGGCCTCATGGACGAGCTCGGCAAGGTCAAGCGCGTCGTCGAGAAGCACGGACCGCTGGACGAGATCCTGCTCGTCCTGGACGCCACCACCGGCCAGAACGGCCTGACCCAGGCGCGCGTCTTCGCCGAGGTCGTGGACATCACCGGCATCGTGCTGACCAAGCTCGACGGAACGGCCAAGGGCGGCATCGTCGTCGCCGTCCAGCGCGAGCTGGGCGTCCCGGTCAAGCTCGTCGGCCTCGGCGAGGGCGCCGACGACCTGGCCCCCTTCGAGCCCGAGGCGTTCGTGGACGCCCTGATCGGCGACTGAGCAGGGCCCCTGCGCACGAAGACCGGTGCCCCGCCTTCCGTACGGAAGGCGGGGCACCGGTCTTCGTGCGTGCCGCTCAGCGGCGGAAGCGGTGGCAGATGTACGCCAGGGTGCCCAGCAGCAGCCGGGCCTGCGGCGGGCACGCCGCGGAGTCGAGCGCGGGCGGCCGCAGCCAGCCGGCCTGTCCGATACCGGCCCGGTCCGAGGGCGGGGCGGTCACGAAGGCACCCGGGCCCAGGGCGCGCAGGTCCAGGTCGGCGTCGTCCCAGCCCATCCGGTACAGCAGCTGCGGCAGCTCCGCCGCCGCGCCGGGAGCCACGAAGAACTGCGCCCGGCCGTCGGCGGTGACGACGACCGGGCCGAGCGGCAGGCCCATCCGCTCCAGTCGCACCAGCGCGCGCCGGCCCGCCTCCTCGGAGACCTCGATGACGTCGAAGGCGCGGCCCACCGGGAGCAGGACCGCGGCCCCGGGGTAGCCGCCCCAGGCCTCGGCGACCTCGTCCAGGGTGGCGCCGGCCGGCACCGTCGGTGCGAAGGCCAGGGGGTGCGCGCCGGGCGCGACGCACCGGGCGTCCCCGCAGGAGCAGTCGCGGGAAGGGGCCGCGGCGCGGGCCCCGGGGACCACGTCCCAGCCCCACAGCCCGGTGTACTCCGCCACCGCCGTGCACTCCGAGGTCCGGCCGCGGCGCCGGATGCCGGAACGGAACTCCCTGGTACCGCGGCTGCCGCCGATCGTGAAGCCCATGCCCATGCCCATGCCCCCTCCAACGGGTCGGACGCGCCGGTGGTTACGACGCCGTGGTGAGGACGCCGGAGGACCCGCCGCCGGGGCCGCACGGCGGTCCGCCGCGGAGCCGCCGGGGGGAGTGCCCGCCGCTGCCGCCCGGCGCACTCCTCGCCGCGCGCGCCCCGAGCGCACTCCAGTACAACCGGTCCGTTTCACCTCGGTGTCAAGTGAATCGCGCCTGGCCGGTGGCGCGTTCATTCGAAGGGGTGGCGAATGGTGGCGTTTCTGGAAACGACCTCGCCGCA
This DNA window, taken from Streptomyces sp. TN58, encodes the following:
- the ftsY gene encoding signal recognition particle-docking protein FtsY — translated: MDILILAVVIALVAVGAISGLVVSSRKKKQLPPPAPPSTPTITAPPAEPQVGEDAVETAEEPRRTIEEVGLPEAEAPAAAPVVVEPEVPAAPEIEVPEPTAGRLVRLRARLARSQNSLGKGLLTLLSREHLDEDTWEEIEETLLVADVGVVPTQELVERLRERVKVLGTRTPADLRALLKEELLTLVGTDFDRAVKTESGEDTPGVIMVVGVNGTGKTTTTGKLARVLVADGRSVVLGAADTFRAAAADQLQTWGERVGARTVRGPEGGDPASIAYDAVKEGIAEGADVVLIDTAGRLHTKTGLMDELGKVKRVVEKHGPLDEILLVLDATTGQNGLTQARVFAEVVDITGIVLTKLDGTAKGGIVVAVQRELGVPVKLVGLGEGADDLAPFEPEAFVDALIGD
- a CDS encoding bifunctional DNA primase/polymerase; this translates as MGFTIGGSRGTREFRSGIRRRGRTSECTAVAEYTGLWGWDVVPGARAAAPSRDCSCGDARCVAPGAHPLAFAPTVPAGATLDEVAEAWGGYPGAAVLLPVGRAFDVIEVSEEAGRRALVRLERMGLPLGPVVVTADGRAQFFVAPGAAAELPQLLYRMGWDDADLDLRALGPGAFVTAPPSDRAGIGQAGWLRPPALDSAACPPQARLLLGTLAYICHRFRR